The following coding sequences are from one Sulfitobacter faviae window:
- a CDS encoding transposase encodes MGLITPHYPKTGSKGGRSPNPLEMMLRIYFLQNRYALNDPMAEDTLYDVTAMRSFAGLEMTTPQ; translated from the coding sequence ATGGGGTTAATCACACCGCACTATCCGAAGACCGGATCGAAAGGCGGGCGTTCACCGAATCCGTTGGAAATGATGCTGCGCATCTACTTCCTCCAGAATCGGTATGCCCTGAACGATCCGATGGCCGAGGACACGCTCTATGACGTCACAGCAATGCGCAGCTTCGCTGGCCTCGAAATGACAACCCCCCAGTGA
- a CDS encoding (2Fe-2S)-binding protein: MIICHCTGITDHEIHAAVDWMRAADAQTLITPGKVYRALGKRPDCGGCLPLFIATLASCDTMEVPMQLRGLQRATTQGKADEGRHQSHRVPQQRAAE; encoded by the coding sequence ATGATTATTTGCCATTGTACGGGCATCACCGACCATGAAATCCATGCGGCTGTCGACTGGATGCGCGCCGCAGATGCTCAGACACTCATTACGCCGGGCAAAGTCTACCGCGCTTTGGGGAAGCGACCCGATTGTGGCGGCTGTCTGCCACTTTTCATTGCCACGTTGGCAAGTTGCGATACTATGGAAGTACCCATGCAACTGCGCGGCCTACAGCGCGCTACAACTCAGGGGAAAGCGGATGAAGGGCGACACCAAAGTCATAGAGTACCTCAACAACGCGCTGCGGAGTGA
- the rpsU gene encoding 30S ribosomal protein S21, with amino-acid sequence MHLLILHQALQVLKKKLQREGVFRQMKLKQHFEKPSEKKVRQQAEAIRRARKAARKRLEREGVM; translated from the coding sequence GTGCATTTGCTTATCCTGCATCAGGCTCTTCAGGTTTTAAAGAAAAAGCTTCAACGCGAAGGCGTTTTCCGCCAAATGAAGCTCAAGCAGCACTTCGAAAAGCCTTCTGAGAAGAAAGTTCGCCAACAGGCCGAAGCGATCCGCCGGGCTCGCAAAGCGGCGCGCAAGCGTTTGGAGCGTGAAGGCGTGATGTAG
- a CDS encoding MerR family transcriptional regulator, translated as MLTIGTLAKKTGTKVQTVRYYEQIGLMPEPGRTEGGQRRYGDAELDRLSFVRHARQLGFSLDAIRELLDLSDHPGKSCAEADAIARRQLKQVEHRLARLEALRTELKRMVHECSGGQTADCRVLEVLRDHSECLTNHEEIGG; from the coding sequence ATGTTGACCATTGGGACGCTTGCAAAAAAGACCGGTACAAAAGTGCAGACAGTCCGGTATTATGAGCAGATCGGGCTCATGCCAGAACCCGGCAGAACTGAAGGCGGCCAGCGACGATATGGTGATGCCGAGCTTGACCGCCTGTCGTTCGTCCGGCACGCGCGGCAACTGGGGTTCTCGTTGGATGCGATCCGCGAACTGCTCGACCTCAGCGATCACCCGGGAAAATCTTGCGCGGAGGCCGATGCGATTGCCCGCCGGCAGCTTAAGCAAGTTGAGCATCGACTGGCTCGCCTGGAGGCGCTGCGCACGGAATTGAAACGTATGGTGCATGAGTGCAGTGGCGGGCAGACCGCTGACTGCCGTGTGTTAGAGGTGTTGAGAGACCACTCCGAATGCCTGACAAACCATGAAGAGATCGGCGGCTAA
- a CDS encoding cation transporter — MVQRQDASERSTLWIVLGLNIGLAVAFFASGAFGDSSALIANGLDNLSDSFVYAISLLALSRSAKWKRGAANVSGGLLILFALGILYDAWRRYVDGSDPLGTIMIVMALIAAAINALCVWLLARIRDPDVNIRAANTFSWNDFAANLGIVVGGGVVAWLGTNWPDLVVGVIVAGIAAWGGVGILRDAHGEHHKAVHDDGKASEDIA; from the coding sequence ATGGTACAGCGGCAGGACGCATCGGAAAGAAGCACACTCTGGATCGTCCTGGGTCTCAACATCGGGCTGGCAGTCGCTTTCTTCGCATCGGGTGCATTCGGCGATTCAAGTGCGCTTATCGCCAATGGCCTCGACAACCTGTCGGACAGTTTCGTCTACGCGATTAGCCTCCTTGCGCTGTCCCGTTCCGCTAAGTGGAAACGCGGAGCGGCGAATGTTTCGGGCGGCCTACTGATCCTCTTCGCCCTTGGCATCCTTTATGACGCCTGGCGCCGCTACGTCGACGGATCGGATCCTCTTGGCACAATCATGATTGTCATGGCGCTGATAGCGGCGGCCATCAACGCGCTTTGCGTCTGGCTGTTGGCGCGGATTCGCGATCCGGACGTAAACATCCGAGCGGCGAATACGTTCAGCTGGAACGACTTCGCGGCTAATCTCGGAATCGTCGTCGGAGGCGGGGTCGTGGCCTGGCTCGGAACTAACTGGCCGGACCTTGTCGTGGGCGTGATCGTCGCCGGTATCGCGGCCTGGGGTGGAGTCGGAATCCTGAGAGACGCACATGGTGAACACCACAAGGCGGTGCACGATGACGGTAAGGCAAGTGAGGACATCGCCTGA
- a CDS encoding RcgA family putative transporter: MARTTEAVFNRGSPLDLSASVFAGAVALGFSSYFLGIHSIVFPQANGVIKQVGYLWAPNWTLLFMVLMPLYFVFVRDLVVFWRGTRRSLLSPEGEGIANDDMWVRKVATFSVTYWAAFLVCLPIATVLQWIDRCLGPLLTRDTGNYPVEWARMAIERPHVISIPEAVAFTGFAYLYMGVVFFLFFAGLILLFTIAHDSWELGRKSESWVDREYQCQPNQVGLKIMRGIFRCCILGLLIAICMKLQSTFMLSSESTITGWLASDFLSVLGNHEKASDWLEYSMPTNYSSLLIVLATCTVFLYGLIRVHAALRQQGEIGHGRNQREFRIMLARVALLVIVYVLIGAIAGFSILLCIGLLSAIYGLVYPSIDTWRATDQGEKQSVS; encoded by the coding sequence TTGGCGAGAACAACGGAGGCCGTGTTCAACCGGGGATCCCCTTTGGATTTGTCGGCGTCGGTGTTCGCAGGGGCAGTGGCCCTTGGATTTTCCTCTTACTTTTTGGGCATTCACAGCATTGTTTTTCCGCAGGCGAATGGCGTGATTAAGCAGGTTGGGTACTTATGGGCACCGAACTGGACACTCCTCTTCATGGTGCTCATGCCGCTATACTTTGTATTCGTGCGCGACTTAGTGGTCTTTTGGAGGGGTACAAGGCGGTCACTGTTAAGTCCTGAAGGTGAAGGAATCGCGAATGACGACATGTGGGTGCGAAAAGTCGCGACCTTTTCGGTGACGTATTGGGCGGCCTTTCTTGTTTGTTTACCTATAGCTACGGTTCTTCAGTGGATCGATAGGTGTTTAGGCCCATTACTGACCCGCGATACCGGCAACTACCCGGTGGAATGGGCTCGGATGGCGATTGAGCGCCCGCACGTCATTTCAATACCGGAGGCGGTCGCGTTCACCGGGTTCGCCTATCTCTACATGGGTGTGGTATTTTTTCTCTTCTTTGCAGGACTCATTTTGCTCTTCACAATAGCGCACGATTCTTGGGAACTTGGACGAAAGTCTGAATCGTGGGTAGATCGAGAATATCAATGTCAGCCTAATCAAGTCGGTCTCAAAATCATGCGTGGGATTTTTCGGTGCTGTATTTTGGGACTCTTGATTGCCATATGCATGAAGCTCCAAAGCACTTTTATGCTATCAAGTGAATCGACCATAACGGGTTGGTTGGCTAGCGATTTTCTGTCAGTCTTGGGAAATCATGAGAAGGCAAGCGACTGGCTCGAATACAGCATGCCAACAAACTATAGCAGCCTGCTGATCGTATTGGCGACCTGCACTGTGTTTCTCTATGGGCTTATTCGAGTCCACGCCGCGTTGCGTCAGCAAGGGGAAATTGGACATGGTCGAAATCAGAGAGAATTTAGAATCATGTTGGCGCGCGTCGCCCTACTGGTCATCGTCTACGTGCTGATCGGTGCGATTGCCGGTTTCTCGATCTTGCTGTGCATCGGGCTGCTGTCAGCAATCTACGGTCTGGTTTATCCAAGCATTGATACATGGCGGGCGACTGACCAAGGAGAAAAACAAAGTGTATCATAG
- a CDS encoding cytochrome c oxidase assembly protein: MLHIAGHQPPQTTLPSPSQRWLILSVSIVVALTATSLRAHTDGAPLEPHDFWTTWSLPPSVILPLASVVALYSRGVLLAWTKAGLGRGVRTWQTGSFCIGILALIAALVWPLDALGESLFAAHMGQHIVLMGLAAPFLVLGHPVPTMMRTLPRTWQRGLASLASSEAWRTGWNWLTATSIASLQQLVVFILWHAPPAIAVSLENDLVHSIMHGSIFASALVFWTAITRKHSSGPGAGVLGLLITFKFSLITGALLAFAPEAFYTSYGIRSMAWGLSPLEDQQLAGLLMMTVGSMMYVVATVILVGVWLGVSEKTGMTPNGFGSKATRKGPT; encoded by the coding sequence ATGCTGCACATTGCAGGACATCAACCTCCCCAGACCACTTTGCCATCGCCGTCCCAAAGGTGGCTCATTCTATCTGTCTCAATCGTAGTCGCTCTTACCGCAACGTCGCTTCGCGCCCACACCGACGGCGCACCTCTAGAGCCCCATGACTTCTGGACAACCTGGTCTCTACCGCCTTCCGTCATTTTGCCTTTAGCAAGTGTCGTGGCATTGTACTCACGGGGCGTTCTTCTTGCATGGACGAAGGCCGGCCTAGGCCGCGGCGTCCGAACTTGGCAGACGGGTTCGTTCTGCATAGGCATACTGGCCCTGATTGCAGCCTTAGTGTGGCCTCTCGATGCGTTGGGCGAAAGTCTCTTCGCTGCTCACATGGGCCAGCACATCGTCTTGATGGGGCTGGCAGCGCCATTCCTTGTGCTGGGCCATCCTGTTCCGACTATGATGCGCACGTTGCCAAGGACATGGCAAAGGGGGCTCGCGTCACTCGCCTCATCTGAGGCCTGGCGAACGGGATGGAACTGGCTCACCGCAACCAGCATCGCATCCCTTCAGCAACTGGTCGTGTTTATCTTATGGCACGCGCCACCAGCGATTGCCGTTTCCCTGGAAAACGACCTCGTGCATTCGATCATGCACGGCTCGATCTTTGCTTCTGCATTAGTCTTCTGGACAGCGATAACACGCAAGCACAGTAGCGGACCGGGCGCCGGCGTTCTGGGACTGCTGATTACCTTTAAGTTCTCACTGATCACCGGAGCCTTGCTCGCTTTCGCTCCAGAAGCGTTCTATACGAGCTACGGTATCCGCTCCATGGCTTGGGGCTTGTCGCCGCTCGAAGACCAGCAGCTGGCCGGACTGCTGATGATGACGGTCGGTTCCATGATGTACGTCGTGGCGACAGTCATTCTAGTGGGCGTCTGGCTGGGGGTATCGGAAAAAACCGGAATGACGCCAAACGGATTCGGCTCGAAGGCCACGCGCAAGGGTCCCACTTGA
- a CDS encoding cation diffusion facilitator family transporter gives MAHDHAHIDPESGDRRVSISIWANGLLTVAQIVGGILSGSLALIADALHNFSDMASLVIAFAARKIARRPADARMTFGYGRIEIVAALINYTTLILIGFYLIYEGGMRMIDPPEVQGWTVVILGGVALVVDTLTAVLTYSMQKGSANIRALFLHNLSDALASVAVIIGGSLILLYDMRWVDPAITIGIALYILYLAFTEIGGPIRTLMLGSPPDIDNEAVVEAMRRVDGVAEVHHVHLWQMQEHEAALDCHVVLTADGWRQIEKIKTAIKDRLKDDFSIGHSSLEFEHEDRAHENADLYGHGKPEEDEKNHVNQDTG, from the coding sequence ATGGCCCACGATCACGCCCATATCGACCCCGAGTCCGGCGACCGTCGAGTCTCCATCTCCATCTGGGCCAACGGTCTTCTGACCGTCGCGCAGATTGTCGGCGGCATCCTATCCGGCAGCCTCGCACTGATCGCGGATGCTCTGCACAATTTCTCGGATATGGCATCGTTGGTGATCGCCTTTGCCGCTCGGAAAATCGCGCGGCGGCCTGCGGACGCGCGCATGACCTTCGGCTATGGGCGGATAGAAATTGTCGCAGCGCTCATCAACTACACGACCCTTATCCTGATCGGCTTCTACCTGATCTACGAGGGTGGCATGCGCATGATCGACCCGCCCGAGGTACAGGGTTGGACGGTGGTGATCCTAGGCGGTGTGGCACTAGTCGTCGACACGTTGACGGCGGTGCTCACCTATTCGATGCAGAAGGGCAGTGCGAACATCCGTGCGCTCTTCCTGCACAACCTATCGGACGCTTTGGCCTCTGTCGCGGTCATCATCGGCGGCTCGCTTATCCTACTCTACGACATGCGATGGGTTGACCCGGCGATCACCATCGGCATCGCTCTCTACATCCTTTACCTCGCCTTCACCGAGATCGGCGGTCCGATTCGGACGCTGATGCTCGGCAGTCCGCCGGACATCGATAATGAAGCCGTCGTTGAGGCGATGCGGCGTGTGGATGGCGTGGCGGAAGTTCATCACGTGCATCTGTGGCAGATGCAGGAGCACGAAGCGGCTTTGGACTGCCACGTCGTGCTGACAGCGGACGGCTGGCGTCAAATCGAAAAAATCAAGACGGCAATCAAGGACCGTCTGAAGGACGATTTTAGCATCGGTCATTCGAGTTTGGAATTTGAGCACGAAGACCGAGCCCATGAGAACGCCGACCTTTACGGTCACGGCAAGCCGGAAGAAGACGAGAAAAACCATGTTAACCAAGACACTGGCTGA
- a CDS encoding CBS domain-containing protein: protein MQVHEIMTSNPTCCSTDTTIQEAAKLMDEKSVGAIPVINDAGEPVGIITDRDICCGAVAEGKAADTPVSDVMSDDLLTVSPDEDVKSCCSKMEEKQVRRSVVTDESGKCCGIVAQADVAREADGAETAELVQEVSQPEKSSGCC, encoded by the coding sequence ATGCAAGTTCACGAAATCATGACCAGCAATCCAACATGTTGTAGTACCGACACTACGATTCAGGAGGCCGCAAAGCTGATGGATGAAAAGTCGGTCGGCGCGATTCCCGTGATCAATGACGCCGGTGAGCCGGTCGGCATCATTACGGACCGCGACATCTGCTGTGGTGCCGTCGCAGAGGGAAAGGCAGCCGACACGCCGGTTTCTGACGTCATGTCGGATGACCTCCTGACAGTCTCACCTGATGAGGACGTTAAAAGCTGTTGCAGCAAGATGGAAGAAAAACAGGTGCGCCGCAGCGTGGTTACAGACGAAAGCGGCAAATGCTGTGGGATCGTGGCTCAAGCGGACGTGGCACGGGAAGCCGACGGCGCGGAAACAGCCGAATTGGTGCAGGAAGTGTCGCAGCCAGAGAAGAGTTCTGGCTGCTGCTGA
- a CDS encoding c-type cytochrome, producing MVRNLPIGGVPSANEIWIPLGKRTEILLGSPDVIHSFWVPPLAGKMDAIPGRVNRLILEPTEVGVFNGACAEFCGTAHAQMGFRVVVVPETEFTEYVRAQAQPAAVPESEGLDLFIRNGCAACHAIRGTPPDGVVGPDLTHLASRRTIGAGIVPTTVENIADFVASPDHFKPGIEMPAFGMLPKDEIAQIAAWLGSLE from the coding sequence GTGGTGCGCAACCTCCCGATAGGCGGGGTCCCTAGCGCCAACGAGATCTGGATCCCGCTGGGGAAACGTACGGAAATTCTCCTCGGCAGCCCGGACGTTATCCATTCGTTTTGGGTGCCGCCGCTTGCGGGCAAGATGGACGCGATACCCGGACGGGTGAATCGGCTCATCCTCGAACCGACAGAAGTCGGCGTCTTCAACGGTGCTTGTGCGGAGTTCTGTGGTACGGCTCACGCGCAAATGGGTTTTCGTGTGGTCGTGGTGCCTGAAACCGAATTCACGGAGTATGTGAGGGCGCAGGCCCAGCCTGCAGCAGTGCCCGAGAGCGAGGGCCTCGATCTATTCATTCGGAACGGATGTGCAGCCTGCCATGCGATCCGGGGCACACCGCCCGACGGGGTAGTAGGGCCCGACCTTACGCACCTCGCCAGCCGACGTACGATTGGAGCTGGCATTGTTCCAACCACTGTCGAGAATATCGCCGACTTCGTTGCCTCGCCGGACCATTTCAAGCCAGGCATCGAGATGCCGGCCTTTGGCATGCTGCCGAAAGACGAGATCGCTCAAATTGCTGCTTGGCTAGGGAGTCTGGAATGA
- the bfr gene encoding bacterioferritin → MKGDTKVIEYLNNALRSELTAVSQYWLHYRLQEDWGFGKIAAKSREESIEEMNHADRLIERIIFLEGHPNLQKLDPLRIGQNLKETLEADLSGEHDARTLYIEAREHCEKVGDYVSKNLFEDLISDEEGHIDFLETQLHLYETIGAAGFGQINADSADEAK, encoded by the coding sequence ATGAAGGGCGACACCAAAGTCATAGAGTACCTCAACAACGCGCTGCGGAGTGAACTCACCGCCGTCAGTCAGTATTGGCTGCACTACAGGCTCCAGGAGGATTGGGGGTTCGGCAAAATCGCAGCTAAGTCCCGGGAGGAAAGCATTGAAGAAATGAACCACGCCGACAGGCTGATCGAACGGATCATTTTTCTGGAAGGACACCCAAACCTGCAAAAGCTTGATCCGCTGCGCATTGGTCAGAACTTGAAAGAGACCTTGGAGGCCGATCTTTCAGGGGAGCACGATGCGCGGACTCTTTATATTGAGGCCCGGGAGCATTGCGAGAAGGTTGGCGATTACGTCAGCAAGAATCTATTCGAAGACCTTATTTCTGATGAGGAAGGACATATCGACTTCCTCGAAACCCAGCTCCACCTCTACGAAACGATTGGCGCCGCCGGATTTGGCCAAATCAATGCGGACTCCGCAGACGAGGCAAAGTAA
- a CDS encoding Fe(3+) ABC transporter substrate-binding protein has product MTLCKTSTAAAALMALALPALADGELNLYSSRHYDTDERLYSDFTEATGITINRIEGKADELLARMEAEGANSPADVLLTADTSRLKRAKDMDLLQAVESDTLEERIPGNLQDDDNQWFGLSQRARIIFYNKETMDNPPATYMDLADPAYKGQVCIRSSTNTYNQTLLASIVTHEGEEAATDWAQGVVDNMARAPQGGDTDQLRGIVSGECDIAVSNSYYFARAIRTDVDGVSADIGKIGLIWPDQEGNGTHMNLSGGGVAKNAPNRENAVKFLEYLASDQAQVYFSAGNDEFPTVEGVELADSVKQLGEFKADEVNLSDVAENIGTAQKIFNSVGWE; this is encoded by the coding sequence ATGACCTTATGCAAAACATCGACTGCCGCCGCCGCGCTGATGGCGCTGGCACTACCCGCGCTGGCCGATGGCGAGTTGAACCTCTACTCTTCGCGTCACTATGACACCGATGAGCGGCTCTACTCCGACTTTACCGAAGCAACCGGCATCACCATCAACCGCATCGAAGGCAAAGCCGACGAACTGCTGGCCCGTATGGAAGCCGAAGGCGCGAACTCCCCCGCCGACGTCCTGCTTACCGCGGACACCAGCCGCCTCAAGCGCGCCAAAGACATGGACCTGCTGCAAGCGGTCGAGAGCGACACGCTCGAAGAGCGCATCCCCGGCAACCTGCAGGACGACGACAACCAGTGGTTCGGTCTGTCCCAACGCGCGCGGATCATCTTCTACAACAAAGAGACGATGGACAATCCGCCAGCGACCTACATGGACCTCGCCGATCCGGCCTACAAAGGTCAGGTCTGCATCCGGTCCTCGACCAACACCTACAACCAGACGCTGCTGGCCTCCATCGTGACCCATGAGGGCGAAGAAGCCGCGACCGACTGGGCACAGGGCGTGGTCGACAACATGGCGCGCGCACCCCAAGGCGGCGACACCGACCAGCTGCGCGGCATCGTTTCGGGTGAGTGCGACATCGCTGTGTCCAACAGCTACTACTTCGCCCGCGCGATCCGCACCGACGTCGACGGCGTGAGCGCCGATATCGGCAAGATCGGCCTGATCTGGCCGGACCAAGAAGGCAACGGCACGCATATGAACCTCTCGGGCGGCGGCGTGGCCAAGAACGCCCCGAACCGTGAGAACGCGGTGAAATTCCTTGAGTATCTCGCCTCTGATCAGGCGCAGGTCTATTTCTCGGCGGGCAACGATGAATTCCCCACCGTGGAAGGCGTGGAACTGGCCGACAGCGTCAAGCAGTTGGGTGAGTTCAAAGCCGATGAAGTGAACCTGTCGGACGTGGCCGAGAACATCGGCACCGCGCAGAAGATCTTCAACTCGGTCGGCTGGGAATAA
- a CDS encoding c-type cytochrome, whose protein sequence is MQLHAAKARSDLEMDGRNRWPRHRGALLISWSGLVSIAASSGHWSVTRWFLGWTMENAVESQSLLVSKPEGLDLDDPTLVLRSAAHYATACSICHGAPGVPQSPVVQAMTPSPPRLEEKVSEWSDEELFWIVKYGIKYSGMPAWPTQDRDDEVWAQVAFLRALPGMTLGQYAELALRGEPTGIDFAQGAESAAAPDGVVENALADCALCHGRDGLGQVDEEAENAFPAIAGQPAPYLYATLRAFALGKRRSGFMELPASRYEPKVLEALARYFSEQPNPALATVTGSGAEFRSATTDLPTDSNAVDSPLVARSPEPFVPPLSSWQDEAGILEREDDVSNPMTPTAAPAGLVTPREGLLEFGRRIAVEGVRPLKIPACQSCHGRLARGNNPYYPYLEGQPEWYLSEQLSLWQQRKRGGTVYSHIMSEIVQNMSDNQIAAVAAWYAEQPHVRRRK, encoded by the coding sequence ATGCAGCTTCATGCGGCTAAAGCTCGTTCTGACCTGGAAATGGATGGCCGGAATCGTTGGCCTCGGCATCGCGGGGCGCTCCTGATCAGTTGGTCGGGACTGGTTTCGATCGCCGCCTCATCCGGCCACTGGAGCGTGACGCGCTGGTTTCTCGGCTGGACAATGGAGAATGCGGTCGAGAGCCAGTCGTTGCTTGTCTCAAAGCCGGAGGGTCTCGACCTCGATGACCCCACATTGGTTCTTCGCTCGGCCGCCCACTATGCGACGGCCTGCTCCATATGTCACGGCGCCCCAGGTGTCCCGCAATCTCCAGTAGTTCAGGCGATGACTCCGAGCCCGCCTCGTCTCGAGGAAAAAGTCTCTGAATGGAGCGACGAGGAGTTGTTCTGGATCGTCAAGTACGGGATAAAGTATTCGGGCATGCCTGCTTGGCCAACGCAAGATCGCGACGATGAGGTCTGGGCACAGGTCGCCTTCTTGCGGGCACTTCCCGGCATGACGCTAGGCCAGTACGCCGAGTTGGCCTTGCGCGGTGAGCCGACGGGCATTGATTTCGCGCAAGGCGCCGAATCCGCCGCTGCACCAGACGGCGTTGTTGAAAACGCGCTCGCGGATTGTGCCCTTTGCCACGGACGCGATGGCTTGGGTCAAGTAGACGAAGAGGCGGAGAACGCATTTCCTGCCATCGCCGGTCAGCCCGCGCCGTATCTATATGCCACGCTGCGCGCGTTCGCACTCGGAAAGCGACGAAGCGGCTTCATGGAGCTCCCCGCGAGCCGCTATGAACCGAAGGTGCTTGAAGCGCTTGCGCGCTATTTCTCGGAGCAACCGAATCCGGCTCTGGCAACAGTCACAGGTTCCGGAGCGGAGTTTCGAAGCGCAACCACTGACCTTCCCACCGATAGCAATGCCGTGGACAGCCCTCTCGTTGCCAGAAGTCCAGAACCATTCGTACCGCCGTTGTCCTCCTGGCAGGACGAAGCCGGAATCCTGGAAAGAGAAGATGATGTTTCTAATCCCATGACCCCGACAGCAGCGCCCGCGGGTCTCGTCACTCCAAGGGAAGGATTGCTCGAATTTGGAAGACGCATCGCTGTCGAGGGAGTCAGACCGTTAAAAATTCCTGCCTGCCAAAGCTGCCACGGCCGGTTAGCGCGGGGAAATAACCCCTATTACCCCTATCTTGAGGGCCAGCCCGAATGGTATCTTTCGGAGCAACTCAGCCTTTGGCAACAGAGGAAGCGGGGCGGCACTGTATATTCACACATTATGTCCGAAATCGTGCAAAACATGAGCGATAATCAAATTGCAGCAGTTGCCGCCTGGTACGCTGAACAACCTCACGTGCGCAGGCGCAAGTAA
- a CDS encoding IS1182 family transposase, which translates to MDDYVDENSPVRAIDAFADLLDLATLGFNTQAAATGRPGYHPGLMLRIYLYGYLNQAQSSRRLERECGRNLELIWLTGRLKPDFKTIADFRKDNGSAIRKVCQQFVALCRNMNLLDGDVVAIDGSRFKAVNAKAKNYTRGKLRQKLGKIDKAIERYLGELDRADEVLEQTGTVLPEARMERTLRKLDHLQKEAVRYRSIEQRMDQTGETQVSLSDPDARSMATTARMPRIVGYNVQTVVEADHHLIVAHEVTMLGFDRDALSMMAAAAKDVMTTGQLTAIADKGYYKSEEIVASEDAGISVVVPKPMTSNAAARGQFDKADFAYDSEKDVYICPAGENLTYRFTGQQDGKAIRSYWSRACADCVIKDKCTTSKERRVRRWEKEGVLERVQERLDGDPTQLAVRSMTVEHPYGTIKLWMGATHFKMRRLKNVATEMALHVHAYNMTRVMNIMGIPAMIAAMKA; encoded by the coding sequence CTGGACGATTATGTTGATGAGAACAGCCCTGTTCGTGCGATTGATGCCTTTGCAGACCTGCTTGATTTGGCGACGCTTGGCTTCAACACGCAGGCTGCTGCCACGGGTCGGCCGGGTTATCACCCGGGGTTGATGCTGCGGATTTATCTCTACGGATACCTTAATCAAGCGCAGTCGTCGCGACGGTTGGAGCGCGAGTGTGGCCGCAACCTGGAGCTCATCTGGCTGACGGGTCGGTTAAAGCCGGACTTCAAGACGATTGCCGACTTTCGGAAAGATAACGGTTCCGCGATCCGGAAGGTGTGCCAGCAGTTTGTCGCGCTATGCCGCAACATGAACTTGCTCGATGGGGATGTGGTTGCGATTGATGGCAGCCGATTCAAGGCTGTGAATGCCAAAGCCAAGAACTACACACGTGGTAAGCTGCGCCAGAAGCTGGGCAAGATTGACAAGGCAATTGAGCGCTATTTGGGTGAGTTGGATCGTGCGGATGAAGTGTTGGAGCAAACCGGCACGGTGCTGCCAGAGGCCCGCATGGAACGCACTTTGAGAAAGCTGGACCACCTGCAAAAGGAGGCGGTGCGCTACAGATCAATCGAGCAGCGCATGGATCAGACGGGCGAGACGCAGGTCTCGTTGAGTGATCCTGATGCGCGCTCGATGGCGACCACAGCACGCATGCCGCGTATTGTTGGCTACAATGTCCAAACGGTCGTTGAAGCAGATCATCATCTGATCGTCGCGCACGAGGTAACAATGCTTGGGTTTGACCGGGATGCCTTGTCGATGATGGCTGCGGCAGCAAAAGATGTCATGACGACAGGTCAGCTCACAGCAATCGCAGACAAGGGTTACTATAAAAGCGAGGAAATCGTTGCGAGCGAAGACGCGGGTATCTCAGTTGTCGTTCCCAAACCCATGACATCAAACGCCGCTGCACGCGGTCAGTTTGACAAGGCTGACTTCGCCTATGACAGCGAAAAGGATGTGTATATCTGCCCGGCGGGTGAGAACCTAACGTACAGATTTACCGGCCAGCAAGACGGCAAAGCCATTAGATCGTATTGGTCGAGAGCCTGCGCCGACTGTGTCATCAAAGACAAATGCACGACCTCAAAAGAGCGGCGCGTGCGTCGATGGGAGAAAGAGGGTGTGCTTGAGCGGGTCCAGGAACGGCTGGATGGAGACCCAACCCAACTGGCTGTTCGCAGTATGACCGTTGAGCATCCCTACGGCACGATCAAATTATGGATGGGGGCCACCCACTTCAAAATGCGGCGGCTAAAAAACGTCGCCACCGAGATGGCGCTGCATGTCCACGCCTACAATATGACCCGCGTCATGAACATCATGGGCATTCCAGCAATGATCGCAGCGATGAAGGCGTAA